One Tolypothrix bouteillei VB521301 DNA window includes the following coding sequences:
- a CDS encoding HD domain-containing phosphohydrolase: MYRLKLDPKTRISYTYFLISTAWIVVTDILFAKGDFRQAVYQSCKGLLFAAITAYLLYLLIDKHYGAKQKIQRERNEAIETYTQLFEQHGLPQLLIDPLHGKIVQANDAAATFYGWSQETLCSMSISEINLLSEDEVFYEMAAARSQRRNHFKFIHCRANGETRDVEVYSHPVQLHGQKLLYSIIVDVSEKKQAQVALLRYNQLLKSLVASIRAIIRHRDRQGIADAVTQALVEQGKYAMAWIGEVPDNPSIPIALLSKWGDTGGYLDRLEITWDNTETAEGPTGRAIKLGKPQTSRDINNDESYKVWRQSALNSGFRSSAAFPLFHTGRVVAVLNLYSSESNVFDDEEMYYLEALAGDLSRALFMTESLLEYERIDAERLAAISRSKEALLEAVAALSETLEVRDPYTAGHQRRVAWLAIAIGRQLGLTTQRLEALNIAALLHDIGKISIPSEILSKPSRLSLIEFELIKQHPQVGEEILRKVSFEWPIATIVGQHHERVDGTGYPRGLIGEEIMEESRILSVADVMEAMISHRPYRPGLSLEHACLELESNIDKKYDVNVVNACIKIMREGGYQYLGMSGEPTDSIWLKCIP, from the coding sequence ATGTACAGATTGAAACTCGACCCCAAGACGCGTATTTCTTATACATATTTCTTAATATCTACAGCCTGGATTGTTGTCACAGATATCTTGTTTGCTAAAGGAGATTTTCGGCAAGCAGTCTATCAATCTTGTAAAGGATTGCTGTTTGCAGCTATTACAGCCTATCTACTCTATCTTCTGATTGACAAGCATTATGGAGCAAAGCAAAAGATTCAGAGAGAACGGAATGAAGCTATAGAAACTTACACCCAATTGTTTGAACAACATGGGCTTCCCCAACTGCTTATCGATCCTTTGCATGGCAAGATAGTACAGGCAAATGATGCAGCTGCGACCTTCTATGGTTGGAGTCAGGAAACACTCTGCTCAATGAGCATTTCTGAAATTAATCTCTTGAGTGAAGATGAGGTATTTTATGAAATGGCTGCGGCGCGATCGCAACGTCGCAATCATTTTAAATTTATTCATTGTCGGGCTAACGGTGAGACTCGTGATGTTGAGGTTTACTCACATCCGGTGCAATTACACGGGCAAAAACTGCTTTATTCCATTATTGTTGATGTATCTGAGAAAAAGCAAGCTCAAGTTGCGCTTTTACGGTATAATCAATTGCTCAAATCGCTGGTTGCATCTATCCGAGCCATAATACGACATCGCGATCGTCAAGGAATTGCAGATGCTGTCACGCAAGCATTGGTTGAACAAGGAAAGTATGCAATGGCATGGATTGGAGAAGTACCGGACAATCCCTCAATACCGATCGCACTGCTTTCCAAATGGGGTGACACTGGAGGTTATCTCGATCGGCTCGAAATCACTTGGGACAATACAGAGACAGCTGAAGGACCAACGGGGAGAGCAATAAAACTGGGTAAGCCTCAAACTTCTAGAGATATTAATAATGATGAGAGTTATAAGGTGTGGCGTCAGTCAGCTTTAAATAGTGGTTTTCGTTCATCAGCCGCTTTCCCCCTATTTCATACAGGTCGAGTTGTGGCTGTACTCAACCTTTATTCAAGCGAATCCAATGTCTTTGATGATGAAGAAATGTATTACCTTGAAGCGTTAGCAGGAGATTTATCTCGTGCTCTGTTTATGACTGAAAGCCTACTTGAATATGAGAGAATTGATGCTGAAAGACTCGCAGCTATTTCTCGTTCTAAAGAAGCTTTGCTAGAAGCAGTGGCTGCGCTATCGGAAACGCTTGAGGTCCGTGACCCCTACACAGCAGGTCACCAACGGCGTGTGGCTTGGCTGGCGATCGCGATAGGCAGACAGTTAGGATTAACGACACAGAGGTTAGAAGCCCTTAATATAGCTGCTCTCCTTCACGATATTGGTAAAATTTCCATACCATCTGAGATTCTCTCAAAACCAAGTCGGCTCAGTCTTATTGAGTTTGAACTGATTAAACAACATCCTCAGGTAGGAGAGGAGATTTTAAGAAAAGTTTCCTTTGAATGGCCCATAGCAACTATTGTCGGTCAACACCACGAGCGCGTAGATGGAACTGGATATCCGCGTGGTTTAATAGGTGAAGAAATTATGGAAGAATCCCGTATCTTATCTGTTGCCGATGTCATGGAAGCTATGATATCCCACAGACCCTACCGTCCGGGGTTATCGTTAGAGCACGCTTGCCTGGAACTGGAAAGTAATATAGATAAGAAATATGATGTCAATGTTGTGAATGCTTGTATAAAAATCATGAGAGAAGGTGGTTACCAATATCTGGGAATGTCTGGAGAACCAACAGATTCCATTTGGCTAAAATGTATTCCTTGA
- a CDS encoding ATP-grasp domain-containing protein codes for MKSTYNFQDFKGNSFSDLFAKDIKDLRYGLLPNYPATAAWAAYPNTKKFFLQDGSSEANKTPFDKLCQKEPWKNLAVLGDLVPGITIVQPPKLLIQYWQEHFGFSYSNLELLHCSVYLDELSQSDRFDKLIALFPFDRLKPEKHAVDPDTHYRLLNKVTLADLGVQCPKYESYNLHNFNLDDIKLPEKFPYLIKTSHGLSGEGTYIIRSTSDLNYCFDELRKYLDIKLLDTIIVSEFVKNVVENYCVQFYLNKTGEIVLVGTTGQLVTPDGNYLGGLIHYRATDMSKFYEMIAAIGKYAYEQGYFGMIGFDVLEDKDGQLYAIDANFRINGSTPLCLQRQTLLGLGKEVAKYSSNYRMSGTLDFILTTLKSELDRKDFIILSALEKVKYGNIYTEIYGIVSGESIEEMQYIEKKLQSKGLQLLS; via the coding sequence ATGAAATCAACATACAATTTTCAAGACTTTAAGGGAAATTCTTTTTCCGATCTCTTTGCTAAAGACATCAAAGATTTACGGTATGGATTGCTACCTAACTACCCTGCAACTGCAGCTTGGGCTGCTTATCCCAACACAAAAAAATTCTTTCTTCAAGACGGTAGTAGTGAAGCGAATAAAACACCTTTTGACAAACTTTGCCAGAAAGAACCTTGGAAAAATTTGGCAGTTTTAGGTGACCTTGTACCGGGAATTACCATTGTTCAACCGCCAAAGTTACTGATTCAATATTGGCAGGAACACTTTGGATTTAGCTACTCAAATTTGGAACTCTTACATTGTTCTGTTTATCTTGATGAACTCAGCCAAAGCGATCGCTTTGACAAATTGATTGCTCTTTTCCCCTTCGATCGCCTGAAACCTGAAAAACACGCTGTCGATCCAGACACTCACTACCGCTTGTTAAACAAAGTCACGCTAGCCGATCTCGGAGTGCAATGTCCGAAATATGAAAGCTACAATCTGCATAACTTCAATCTTGACGATATTAAGTTACCAGAAAAATTTCCCTACCTCATCAAAACTTCCCACGGGCTTTCGGGAGAAGGGACTTATATTATTAGAAGCACCAGCGATCTGAATTACTGCTTTGATGAACTGAGGAAGTATCTTGATATTAAACTGCTAGATACAATTATTGTCTCTGAGTTTGTTAAAAATGTGGTAGAAAATTACTGCGTACAATTCTACCTGAACAAGACGGGAGAGATTGTGCTTGTGGGAACTACAGGACAACTCGTTACTCCAGACGGAAACTATTTAGGAGGATTAATTCACTACCGCGCAACAGATATGAGCAAGTTCTATGAAATGATAGCTGCTATTGGAAAGTATGCTTACGAGCAGGGCTATTTTGGTATGATTGGCTTTGATGTATTGGAAGATAAAGACGGACAGCTTTATGCGATCGATGCTAACTTCCGAATCAATGGCTCAACCCCACTCTGCTTGCAGCGCCAAACCTTGTTAGGATTGGGAAAAGAAGTCGCTAAATACTCTTCCAATTACCGCATGAGTGGAACGCTAGACTTCATTCTCACAACTTTGAAATCAGAACTAGATCGCAAAGACTTTATCATCCTATCAGCCTTAGAGAAAGTCAAATACGGAAATATATATACAGAAATTTACGGAATTGTCAGTGGAGAATCAATTGAGGAAATGCAGTACATTGAGAAGAAGTTACAATCTAAAGGATTGCAATTGCTAAGTTAA
- a CDS encoding non-ribosomal peptide synthetase has product MSQSCSKNPPSTAEDTEVFLFPTSFAQARLWFLDQLLPGNPLYNVSAALRLTGSLNLTALEQAFNEIVRRHETLRTTFLMVEGQPMQAIAPSLTIPFSVIDLRHLAIGERETQAKRLTTEEAQRPFHLSIGPLIRVTLLRCDETEHVLLLNLHHIVADGWSIAVLVRELGALYATACRDRLSCISTPLPELPIQYADFAEWQRDWLEEPGVDGLSPLQTQLTYWKKQLNGISVLNLPTDRLRPKVPSHKGAQQFFQLPQSLGKALEELSRRKGVTLFMTLLAAFQTLLYRYTQQEDIVVGSPIANRNRSEIEGLIGFFVNNLVLRTDFSGNPTFQELLGRVREVTLEAYAHQDCTFEKLVDELHPERDLSRNPLFQVVFSLQNTPVEMLELPGLKLSLLEFDSKTAKLDLEFHLWQDLDNLKGKVIYSTDLFDDSTITRMLGHFQTILEGIVTAPQQKLSNLPLLTDTELQQLCINFVSEKPTLQCFHQLFETQVKQSPNAIAVVWENQQLTYHELNIRANQLAHYLQQGGVFPEVLVGLCLERSLEMIVGLLGILKAGGAYLPLDPTYPLERLKFILEDARVSVLLTTSQIRDRQFTNNIPIVVCPDKDGEAIAQYSQENPTSSVTPNNLAYVIYTSGSTGKPKGVLIEHRGVYNLLQAQIATFDLQPGNRILQFASLSFDASVFEIVMALGSGGTLCLANKESLVPGQSLIELLQKQAITHITLPPAVLGILPKAQLPALQTIICAGEICTSDTVKRWWGPNHRLFNAYGPTEATVWSAIAQINIPSEKPPIGRPIANTQVYILDKYLQPVPTGITGELYIGGSGLARGYLNRPDITADRFIPNPVSNSQGTHTTKHKNPTAPERVFKTGDLARYRTDGNIEFVGRIDNQVKMRGFRIELQEIEMVLTQHHAVQEAVVIVKENVSGDKWLVAYVVPHHKYRQTTIELHDFLREKLPEYMIPSAFILLDALPLTPNGKLDHRALAALDRSTQIAANTEFVPPRSPVEFKLAEIWAKTLNLQSIGIQHNFFDLGGNSLLAVRLMENIHQEFQRKLPLSFLFLNPTIQKLAKLLIQEQKTQSWSPLVAIQPDGSKPPFFCVHPIFGTIFPYYELAGHLGKDQPFYGLQPLGLDGESPPLKQIDDMASYYIEALRTVQPRGPYFLGGWSFGGLVAFEMAQQLYKAGHEVALLALLDTVAPISHLQPSIGDSFSFLFSTVARSIWSFLLDYLYLIVASYQGDRFLRIPYLNQSADWVRSHLLSLFHLKELSLSNLITQESKSQILRELTIHPMIDIFQANSQATLSYVPQLYPYQVTLFKSGIQSKTAYQDSSLGWEQFALGGVEVHQIPGNHLTMLRKPHVQVLAEKLQICIDRAVKNLHSSSHP; this is encoded by the coding sequence ATGAGCCAATCTTGTTCTAAAAACCCTCCTTCAACTGCTGAAGATACAGAAGTTTTTCTCTTCCCGACATCCTTTGCACAAGCTAGGCTGTGGTTTCTCGACCAATTACTACCGGGAAACCCTCTCTACAACGTATCAGCAGCACTGCGCTTAACAGGTTCGCTTAACTTAACTGCCCTAGAACAAGCCTTCAATGAAATTGTGCGTCGTCACGAAACTTTACGCACTACGTTTTTAATGGTGGAAGGTCAACCCATGCAGGCGATCGCACCTTCATTAACCATACCGTTTTCCGTTATAGATTTACGCCATCTCGCGATCGGTGAACGAGAAACACAAGCCAAACGATTGACAACAGAAGAAGCACAACGTCCTTTCCATCTCAGCATTGGACCTCTCATACGAGTTACATTGCTAAGATGCGACGAAACAGAACACGTGTTGTTACTCAATCTCCACCACATCGTTGCAGATGGTTGGTCAATTGCGGTACTTGTTCGAGAACTGGGCGCACTGTACGCAACTGCCTGTAGAGATAGGCTATCCTGCATCTCTACACCTCTCCCAGAACTACCCATTCAGTATGCAGATTTTGCTGAATGGCAACGCGACTGGCTGGAAGAACCAGGTGTAGATGGGCTCTCGCCCCTACAAACTCAATTAACTTACTGGAAAAAGCAGTTAAATGGCATCTCTGTCCTCAATCTTCCCACTGACAGATTAAGACCAAAAGTTCCAAGCCACAAGGGAGCACAACAATTTTTCCAACTACCACAATCTTTGGGTAAGGCGTTAGAAGAACTCTCCCGTCGAAAAGGCGTGACTTTGTTCATGACATTACTCGCAGCATTTCAGACGTTACTTTATCGTTACACCCAACAAGAAGATATTGTAGTAGGTTCACCAATTGCCAATCGCAATCGCAGTGAAATAGAAGGATTGATTGGTTTTTTTGTCAACAACTTGGTACTGCGTACCGATTTCTCAGGTAACCCAACATTTCAAGAACTACTGGGTAGAGTGCGAGAGGTAACTTTAGAAGCCTATGCCCATCAAGATTGTACGTTTGAGAAATTGGTAGACGAACTGCATCCTGAAAGAGATTTAAGCCGCAATCCATTGTTTCAAGTTGTTTTTAGCTTGCAAAACACACCTGTTGAAATGCTGGAGTTACCAGGGTTAAAACTCTCACTTTTAGAATTTGACAGCAAAACAGCAAAACTCGATCTGGAGTTTCATCTCTGGCAAGATTTGGACAACTTGAAAGGAAAAGTTATCTACAGCACTGATTTATTTGATGACAGCACCATCACCCGGATGTTGGGACATTTTCAAACCATATTAGAAGGTATAGTTACCGCTCCCCAACAAAAACTCTCAAATTTGCCATTGCTCACAGACACAGAATTACAGCAGTTATGTATTAATTTTGTTTCAGAAAAACCAACTCTTCAATGCTTTCACCAGTTATTTGAAACACAGGTTAAACAAAGTCCCAATGCGATTGCAGTTGTTTGGGAAAATCAACAATTAACATATCACGAACTAAATATCCGTGCCAATCAACTGGCTCATTACCTGCAACAAGGAGGAGTTTTTCCAGAAGTTTTAGTGGGTCTGTGCTTGGAACGTTCCCTAGAAATGATAGTGGGGCTCTTGGGTATCCTTAAAGCAGGTGGCGCTTACTTACCTCTAGACCCAACATATCCTTTAGAGCGTCTTAAATTTATACTAGAAGATGCTCGAGTATCAGTTTTATTAACAACTTCACAAATTCGCGATCGCCAATTCACAAATAACATTCCTATCGTAGTTTGCCCGGACAAAGATGGGGAGGCGATCGCACAATACAGTCAAGAAAACCCCACTAGCAGTGTCACACCCAATAACTTAGCTTACGTCATCTACACTTCTGGCTCCACAGGAAAGCCAAAAGGCGTTCTTATCGAGCATAGAGGAGTCTATAATTTACTGCAGGCACAAATTGCAACTTTCGACTTACAACCTGGAAATCGCATTTTACAATTTGCTTCTTTAAGTTTTGATGCATCAGTTTTTGAGATTGTGATGGCGTTAGGGTCTGGGGGAACTCTTTGCTTGGCAAATAAGGAATCCCTTGTACCGGGACAATCTTTAATCGAACTGCTACAAAAACAAGCAATTACGCATATCACGCTTCCACCTGCTGTTTTAGGAATTCTACCAAAAGCCCAACTTCCCGCATTGCAAACTATCATTTGTGCGGGTGAAATTTGTACGAGTGATACAGTCAAACGTTGGTGGGGACCCAACCATCGGTTATTTAATGCTTACGGACCAACGGAAGCAACGGTTTGGTCTGCGATCGCGCAAATCAATATTCCCAGTGAAAAACCACCTATTGGTCGCCCTATTGCTAACACTCAAGTCTACATATTAGACAAGTATTTACAACCCGTACCCACTGGCATTACTGGTGAGTTATATATTGGTGGTTCGGGGTTAGCACGTGGTTACCTCAACCGTCCCGATATCACAGCCGATCGCTTCATTCCCAATCCTGTCAGCAATTCTCAGGGAACACACACAACCAAGCATAAAAATCCGACTGCGCCAGAGCGTGTTTTCAAAACAGGAGATTTAGCAAGATATCGAACAGACGGGAATATTGAATTTGTAGGACGTATCGACAATCAAGTCAAGATGCGCGGTTTCCGCATCGAGTTACAAGAAATTGAAATGGTACTGACTCAACATCATGCAGTCCAAGAAGCCGTGGTTATTGTCAAGGAGAATGTTTCTGGTGATAAGTGGTTGGTAGCTTATGTTGTTCCCCATCACAAATACAGACAAACAACCATTGAACTTCATGATTTTTTGAGAGAAAAATTGCCAGAATATATGATACCTTCGGCTTTTATTCTATTAGACGCTCTACCACTAACACCTAATGGCAAATTAGACCATCGCGCACTAGCTGCTCTCGATCGTTCAACTCAAATTGCAGCCAATACAGAGTTTGTCCCTCCTCGTAGTCCAGTGGAGTTTAAATTAGCAGAAATTTGGGCTAAAACGCTCAATCTTCAATCTATAGGCATTCAACACAACTTTTTTGATTTAGGTGGTAATTCTCTCCTAGCTGTCCGTTTAATGGAGAATATCCATCAAGAATTTCAACGAAAATTACCGCTATCTTTTCTATTTTTAAATCCAACAATTCAAAAATTAGCAAAACTTCTCATTCAAGAACAAAAAACTCAAAGTTGGTCTCCCTTAGTCGCAATTCAACCTGATGGTTCAAAACCTCCTTTTTTCTGCGTTCATCCTATCTTTGGAACAATCTTTCCTTATTATGAATTAGCTGGTCATTTAGGAAAAGATCAACCATTTTATGGATTGCAACCTTTAGGGCTAGATGGTGAAAGCCCACCACTCAAACAGATTGATGATATGGCATCCTATTATATTGAAGCCTTACGTACAGTACAACCGAGAGGACCTTATTTTTTAGGAGGTTGGTCTTTCGGAGGTTTGGTTGCTTTTGAGATGGCTCAACAACTTTATAAAGCAGGACATGAAGTTGCTTTACTTGCTCTACTTGATACCGTAGCACCTATTTCTCATCTTCAACCTTCCATCGGCGATAGTTTCAGTTTTCTGTTTTCTACAGTAGCAAGATCGATTTGGTCTTTTTTGTTGGATTACTTATATTTAATTGTAGCTTCTTACCAAGGGGATAGGTTTCTACGGATTCCTTATCTCAATCAAAGTGCGGATTGGGTGAGAAGTCATTTATTATCACTTTTTCACTTAAAAGAGTTAAGTTTAAGCAATCTCATAACTCAAGAATCGAAATCTCAAATTTTGCGTGAATTAACCATTCATCCAATGATAGATATTTTCCAAGCTAACAGCCAAGCAACTCTAAGTTATGTCCCACAACTCTACCCATACCAAGTAACTCTATTTAAGTCTGGCATTCAGTCAAAAACTGCTTATCAAGATTCTAGCTTGGGATGGGAACAATTTGCTTTAGGAGGAGTGGAAGTTCATCAAATTCCTGGCAATCATCTTACAATGCTAAGAAAACCTCATGTTCAAGTGCTTGCGGAAAAACTGCAAATTTGTATCGATCGCGCCGTCAAAAATTTACACTCTTCGTCGCATCCGTAA
- a CDS encoding pentapeptide repeat-containing protein, with translation MEDKEILPRLEVEELLERYAAGERNFSGFDLTGADLSRADFGRRILKGIIYNEQIDLSQANLSGANLSGANFRDAIMELVNLTNANLSGTNLEGAHLGGASLEGANLRNANLCGTDLADANLIDADLSSATWGFSAKNAIFRNTIMPDGTIETDPN, from the coding sequence GTGGAAGACAAAGAAATTTTGCCAAGGTTGGAAGTTGAAGAATTGTTGGAAAGGTATGCTGCTGGGGAGAGAAATTTTAGCGGCTTCGATTTGACTGGAGCAGACTTGAGTAGAGCTGACTTCGGGCGTCGAATTTTGAAGGGCATTATTTACAATGAGCAAATCGATCTCAGTCAAGCCAACCTCAGTGGTGCCAACCTTAGTGGTGCCAATTTTCGGGATGCCATTATGGAATTGGTCAATTTAACTAACGCCAACTTGAGCGGTACTAACCTGGAAGGAGCCCATTTGGGTGGAGCTTCCTTGGAAGGTGCCAATCTCAGAAATGCTAATCTGTGTGGCACCGATCTCGCTGACGCAAACTTGATTGATGCTGACTTAAGCAGTGCTACATGGGGGTTTAGTGCTAAGAATGCTATTTTCCGTAACACTATTATGCCCGATGGTACTATCGAAACCGATCCGAATTGA
- a CDS encoding pentapeptide repeat-containing protein yields MHRADLRGIDLRGVSLREAYLPYANLSYVNLEGSGLQYAYLWGANLRGANLDLAVIDGANLSYTDLRDANLNCLQMTGLNLLGANLTGAKFFFLPVMQGSFFLNTTMPDGNVVVDPYCVP; encoded by the coding sequence TTGCACCGTGCTGACTTAAGAGGTATCGATCTGCGTGGAGTTTCGTTGCGAGAGGCTTATTTGCCTTACGCCAACTTGAGTTATGTCAATTTGGAAGGTTCCGGGTTGCAATACGCCTACCTCTGGGGTGCTAATTTGCGTGGTGCTAATTTGGATCTCGCTGTCATTGATGGCGCTAACTTGAGTTATACCGACTTGAGGGATGCTAACCTGAATTGCCTCCAAATGACTGGTCTTAACTTGCTCGGAGCTAACCTGACTGGAGCTAAGTTCTTCTTTCTCCCCGTAATGCAAGGTTCCTTCTTCCTCAATACCACTATGCCAGATGGAAACGTTGTTGTTGACCCATATTGTGTCCCTTGA
- a CDS encoding tetratricopeptide repeat protein has translation MENTIPPYKYPFWVVILSAAVLCSLLYSLLSLPKYFVASKELKAGRNAYVQKQYDEAIKSYELVLIKVPNSKEAKISLAEVYFAKGQVTDIEKAVSYLKGVHLNKSDRVRLIMNMPEIYQQYFENIRE, from the coding sequence ATGGAGAATACAATTCCTCCCTATAAATATCCCTTTTGGGTTGTCATTTTGAGTGCAGCAGTTCTTTGCTCTTTATTATATTCATTGCTGTCTTTACCAAAATATTTTGTAGCATCCAAAGAACTCAAAGCCGGACGTAATGCATATGTTCAAAAGCAATATGACGAAGCAATTAAATCTTACGAATTAGTTTTAATCAAAGTACCTAATTCTAAAGAAGCAAAAATCTCTCTTGCAGAGGTATACTTTGCCAAAGGTCAGGTAACTGATATAGAAAAAGCAGTTTCATACTTGAAAGGAGTCCATCTTAATAAATCCGATCGGGTAAGACTAATTATGAATATGCCTGAAATATATCAACAATATTTTGAAAATATAAGAGAATAA
- a CDS encoding metalloprotease family protein, translating to MFIPGWVISLATFPGVVVHEAAHRLFCDLAKVPVYEVCYFRIGNPAGYVVHGEVNRLRDALLISAGPLVINTILCAILTYQQSLALFILKESPSHFTTVFLAWIGYSIGMHAFPSNQDVKCFMSEFKKIRKGKTQNILYFISQIFGFLIVVANFLRVVWFDLIYAVGVSMVIPLLLGNI from the coding sequence ATGTTTATACCTGGTTGGGTAATTTCATTAGCTACTTTTCCTGGTGTAGTAGTCCATGAAGCTGCACATAGATTATTTTGCGATTTGGCTAAAGTACCTGTATATGAAGTTTGTTATTTTAGAATTGGAAATCCCGCAGGTTATGTTGTACATGGTGAAGTCAATCGCTTGCGAGATGCTTTGTTAATTTCTGCTGGGCCATTAGTTATCAACACCATACTTTGTGCAATATTAACATATCAACAATCACTGGCACTATTTATATTAAAGGAAAGTCCCAGCCACTTTACAACAGTATTTCTAGCGTGGATAGGGTATTCTATCGGAATGCACGCCTTTCCTAGTAATCAAGATGTAAAATGTTTTATGTCTGAATTCAAAAAAATTAGAAAGGGTAAAACTCAAAATATATTATATTTTATTAGCCAGATTTTTGGATTTTTAATCGTAGTTGCTAATTTTCTGAGGGTTGTTTGGTTTGATTTGATTTACGCGGTTGGAGTAAGCATGGTCATACCTTTATTGCTAGGTAATATCTAA
- a CDS encoding GNAT family N-acetyltransferase translates to MFAYLADVFILEPFRGVGLGKWLIETIMSHPELQGLRRWLLATKDACEFYRQFGFTELNNPNRFMEKWNPNVYLKIRDERI, encoded by the coding sequence ATTTTTGCCTATCTTGCCGATGTGTTTATTTTGGAACCTTTTCGCGGAGTTGGATTGGGTAAGTGGTTGATAGAAACAATTATGTCTCATCCTGAATTGCAGGGATTGCGTCGGTGGTTACTAGCAACCAAAGATGCTTGTGAGTTTTATCGTCAGTTTGGATTTACTGAACTTAACAATCCCAATCGTTTCATGGAGAAGTGGAACCCAAATGTTTATTTAAAAATTAGAGATGAGAGGATATGA
- the purB gene encoding adenylosuccinate lyase yields MIERYTLPEMGNLWTEAYKYKTWLQVEIAVCEAQAELGYIPTTAVEQIKAKANFDPKRVLEIEAEVRHDMIAFLTNVNEYVGEAGRYIHLGLTSSDVLDTALAVQLVASLDILLQRLQELIDAIRQKAKEHRNTVMIGRSHGVHAEPITFGFKLAGWLAEVLRHQERLKNVRQTIAVGKISGAVGTYANIEPRVEAISCQKLGLQPDTASTQVVSRDRHADFVQQLALLAASIERFSVEIRNLQRTDVLEVEEFFSKGQKGSSAMPHKRNPIRSERLTGMARIVRSHAGAALENVALWHERDISHSSVERVILPDACILTHFMLHEMTDLVKNLLVYPENMERNLNCYGGVVFSQRVLLALVDKGLSREDAYAIVQQNAHTAWNKPQGNFRELIANDSRVTQKLSTAEIEACFDPQNHLRHLEEVYQRLGI; encoded by the coding sequence GTGATTGAACGTTATACCTTGCCTGAAATGGGCAATCTTTGGACAGAAGCTTATAAGTATAAAACCTGGTTGCAAGTAGAAATCGCTGTTTGTGAAGCCCAAGCTGAGTTAGGTTACATCCCAACTACAGCTGTTGAACAAATTAAGGCAAAGGCAAATTTTGACCCAAAGCGGGTACTGGAAATTGAGGCTGAAGTCCGCCACGATATGATTGCCTTTCTCACAAATGTTAATGAATATGTAGGTGAAGCAGGACGCTACATTCACTTGGGATTGACTAGTTCTGATGTACTGGATACAGCTTTGGCAGTACAGTTAGTTGCAAGTCTGGACATTTTGTTGCAACGCTTGCAAGAGTTGATTGATGCTATTCGTCAAAAAGCCAAAGAGCATCGAAACACGGTTATGATCGGACGTTCCCACGGTGTTCACGCCGAACCCATTACCTTTGGTTTTAAGTTGGCTGGTTGGTTGGCAGAAGTTCTGCGACACCAAGAACGCCTGAAAAATGTCCGCCAAACAATTGCAGTTGGTAAGATTTCTGGTGCGGTAGGAACTTACGCCAATATTGAACCCCGAGTAGAAGCAATTTCTTGTCAAAAACTTGGGCTTCAACCAGATACAGCCTCAACTCAAGTGGTTTCACGCGATCGCCATGCCGATTTTGTGCAACAATTAGCCTTACTAGCGGCATCTATTGAAAGATTTTCGGTAGAAATTCGCAATTTGCAAAGAACAGACGTTTTGGAAGTTGAAGAATTCTTTTCCAAAGGGCAAAAAGGTTCTTCCGCAATGCCTCACAAGCGCAACCCCATCCGTTCGGAACGACTTACAGGAATGGCTCGAATTGTCCGCAGCCATGCTGGAGCAGCATTAGAAAACGTTGCACTGTGGCACGAAAGAGATATTTCTCACAGTTCTGTCGAGCGCGTCATTTTACCCGATGCTTGTATTTTGACCCACTTTATGCTTCATGAGATGACCGACCTAGTGAAAAACCTGTTGGTTTATCCCGAAAACATGGAGCGGAATTTGAACTGCTACGGTGGCGTTGTCTTTAGCCAAAGGGTTCTACTCGCATTGGTAGACAAGGGATTGAGCCGTGAAGACGCTTATGCGATCGTCCAACAAAACGCTCATACTGCATGGAATAAGCCTCAAGGTAATTTCCGCGAATTAATTGCTAACGACTCTCGCGTCACCCAAAAGCTATCAACCGCAGAAATTGAAGCGTGTTTCGATCCCCAAAACCATCTCAGACACCTGGAGGAAGTTTACCAAAGATTGGGGATTTAG